Proteins encoded within one genomic window of Paramisgurnus dabryanus chromosome 13, PD_genome_1.1, whole genome shotgun sequence:
- the rabac1 gene encoding prenylated Rab acceptor protein 1 isoform X1, with translation MKKKNINTSYPLPDTSLNQHTNTKHIAMDGKTNDPFSSEGEQLPGAGIMGRLWLPKGMSGNMVKDWLDRRRKAIRPWASFVDQRKFSKPRNFGELCQRAVKNMDTYQSNYTFIFLGLILYCIISSPMLLIALGVFVGAFYIIHLKTLEKKLVIFGRELTQGHQLGLAGGVSFPVFWLAGAGSAVFWILGATIAVIGSHAAFRELESSDIDELLMEPV, from the exons ATGAAGAAGAAGAACATAAACACATCATATCCGCTGCCAGACACATCACTGAACCAACACACCAACACAAA GCACATTGCAATGGATGGGAAAACAAATGACCCCTTTAGCAGCGAAGGCGAGCAGCTTCCTGGTGCAGGAATAATGGGCAG ACTGTGGCTGCCAAAAGGTATGTCTGGGAATATGGTAAAGGATTGGCTGGATCGCAGAAGGAAAGCCATCCGTCCTTGGGCCAGCTTTGTGGATCAGCGCAAGTTCTCCAAACCTCGAAACTTTGGAGAGCTGTGTCAGCGTGCGGTGAAGAACATGGACACCTATCAAAGCAACTACACCTTCATTTTCCTGGGACTCATCCTGTACTGCAT TATAAGTTCTCCTATGCTCTTGATTGCCTTGGGAGTGTTTGTTGGTGCCTTCTATATAATCCACTTGAAGACACTAGAAAAGAAGCTGGTTATTTTCG GTCGTGAGTTGACTCAGGGACACCAGTTAGGTTTAGCAGGAGGGGTTTCCTTCCCCGTCTTCTGGCTCGCAGGTGCCGGATCAGCTGTGTTCTGGATACTAG GTGCTACAATTGCCGTCATTGGGTCTCATGCCGCATTTCGTGAGCTTGAGTCATCTGACATTGACGAACTGCTCATGGAACCTGTTTAA
- the rabac1 gene encoding prenylated Rab acceptor protein 1 isoform X2, with protein sequence MNLNDTHGLFYHPQNGKQRDKIRHIAMDGKTNDPFSSEGEQLPGAGIMGRLWLPKGMSGNMVKDWLDRRRKAIRPWASFVDQRKFSKPRNFGELCQRAVKNMDTYQSNYTFIFLGLILYCIISSPMLLIALGVFVGAFYIIHLKTLEKKLVIFGRELTQGHQLGLAGGVSFPVFWLAGAGSAVFWILGATIAVIGSHAAFRELESSDIDELLMEPV encoded by the exons atgaatttgaacgacacGCACGGGTTGTTttaccacccgcaaaatggaaaacaacgCGACAAAATAAG GCACATTGCAATGGATGGGAAAACAAATGACCCCTTTAGCAGCGAAGGCGAGCAGCTTCCTGGTGCAGGAATAATGGGCAG ACTGTGGCTGCCAAAAGGTATGTCTGGGAATATGGTAAAGGATTGGCTGGATCGCAGAAGGAAAGCCATCCGTCCTTGGGCCAGCTTTGTGGATCAGCGCAAGTTCTCCAAACCTCGAAACTTTGGAGAGCTGTGTCAGCGTGCGGTGAAGAACATGGACACCTATCAAAGCAACTACACCTTCATTTTCCTGGGACTCATCCTGTACTGCAT TATAAGTTCTCCTATGCTCTTGATTGCCTTGGGAGTGTTTGTTGGTGCCTTCTATATAATCCACTTGAAGACACTAGAAAAGAAGCTGGTTATTTTCG GTCGTGAGTTGACTCAGGGACACCAGTTAGGTTTAGCAGGAGGGGTTTCCTTCCCCGTCTTCTGGCTCGCAGGTGCCGGATCAGCTGTGTTCTGGATACTAG GTGCTACAATTGCCGTCATTGGGTCTCATGCCGCATTTCGTGAGCTTGAGTCATCTGACATTGACGAACTGCTCATGGAACCTGTTTAA
- the rabac1 gene encoding prenylated Rab acceptor protein 1 isoform X3, with the protein MDGKTNDPFSSEGEQLPGAGIMGRLWLPKGMSGNMVKDWLDRRRKAIRPWASFVDQRKFSKPRNFGELCQRAVKNMDTYQSNYTFIFLGLILYCIISSPMLLIALGVFVGAFYIIHLKTLEKKLVIFGRELTQGHQLGLAGGVSFPVFWLAGAGSAVFWILGATIAVIGSHAAFRELESSDIDELLMEPV; encoded by the exons ATGGATGGGAAAACAAATGACCCCTTTAGCAGCGAAGGCGAGCAGCTTCCTGGTGCAGGAATAATGGGCAG ACTGTGGCTGCCAAAAGGTATGTCTGGGAATATGGTAAAGGATTGGCTGGATCGCAGAAGGAAAGCCATCCGTCCTTGGGCCAGCTTTGTGGATCAGCGCAAGTTCTCCAAACCTCGAAACTTTGGAGAGCTGTGTCAGCGTGCGGTGAAGAACATGGACACCTATCAAAGCAACTACACCTTCATTTTCCTGGGACTCATCCTGTACTGCAT TATAAGTTCTCCTATGCTCTTGATTGCCTTGGGAGTGTTTGTTGGTGCCTTCTATATAATCCACTTGAAGACACTAGAAAAGAAGCTGGTTATTTTCG GTCGTGAGTTGACTCAGGGACACCAGTTAGGTTTAGCAGGAGGGGTTTCCTTCCCCGTCTTCTGGCTCGCAGGTGCCGGATCAGCTGTGTTCTGGATACTAG GTGCTACAATTGCCGTCATTGGGTCTCATGCCGCATTTCGTGAGCTTGAGTCATCTGACATTGACGAACTGCTCATGGAACCTGTTTAA
- the LOC135743418 gene encoding uncharacterized protein: MAVKSHICLLGLIILCSLLTGTAGETRVFSSSGENVALACINALSDCTSTTWIYTKPRTSVTLELIHGGIKNKNIERAERLSLGSDCSLNIYKTTEDDHGRYTCQQYVNGQKHGTGAQIFLHVLHVSSSSTQTEMRSGSSVTLTCQLFSYEDSCSLFHTEDLQLFWVNQADVNLQTDSRYQILSSGQCIRTLTTILLNEDNNTELRCLVRIKNEIKTSASYIVNLGGKKS; the protein is encoded by the exons ATGGCTGTTAAGAGTCATATATGTCTGCTGGGACTTATCATTCTCTGCTCACTTCTCACAG GTACAGCTGGAGAGACTCGTGTGTTCAGTAGTTCAGGTGAAAATGTCGCTCTGGCCTGTATTAATGCTCTTTCTGACTGCACCTCAACTACATGGATCTACACCAAACCTAGGACATCAGTTACATTAGAACTGATTCATGGAGgaataaagaataaaaacataGAGAGAGCTGAGAGACTGAGTCTGGGGTCTGACTGCTCTCTGAACATCTATAAAACAACAGAAGATGATCATGGACGATACACCTGCCAACAATATGTCAATGGACAAAAACATGGAACTGGTGCACAGATTTTTCTACATGTTCTTCATG TTTCTTCATCATCCACACAGACTGAGATGAGATCAGGCAGCTCTGTGACTCTCACCTGTCAGCTGTTTTCATATGAAGACTCTTGTAGTTTGTTCCATACTGAGGATCTTCAGCTGTTCTGGGTGAATCAGGCTGATGTTAATCTACAGACAGACTCCAGATATCAGATATTATCATCAGGACAATGTATCAGGACTCTGACTACAATACTCCTGAATGAAGACAACAACACAGAGTTGAGATGTTTGGTTAGAATAAAGAATGAGATTAAGACCTCAGCCAGCTATATTGTCAATTTAGGGGGTAAGAAATCATAA
- the dedd1 gene encoding death effector domain-containing 1 isoform X3 encodes MSGLLRRIDITKLKNLIQKNLTMANRKCTRYSMYWEETECLSYYEMLSLHEIFDIVGSQLTESDVEVLSFLLDETYPGKHPLSPEGWTEELPPGPDGNPQSNPPCPRLLKSWRRTQTQNGACPVASRHRPKSGVELLLELERRGYISEGNFESLFQLLRILTRHDVLPFVSQKKRRTVSPERERIDYPEVETREDAQICSNTEMSYLENTQNQHWRTGAGASATVTTPAQRRHGRGRRWSKKSKDKTEIQPQPTPDKVTCARRELSCHQGIAKTPSSE; translated from the exons ATGTCAGGACTGTTGAGAAGGATTGACATAACCAAGCTAAAGAATTTAATACAG AAAAATTTGACCATGGCTAACAGGAAATGCACAAGATATTCCATGTACTGGGAGGAGACCGAGTGCCTGAGCTACTATGAGATGTTGTCCCTTCATGAGATCTTTGACATTGTGGGCTCTCAGCTCACCGAGAGCGATGTTGAGGTTTTGTCCTTTCTCCTTGATGAAACCTATCCTGGGAAACATCCCCTCAGTCCTGAGGGATGGACTGAGGAATTACCTCCAGGGCCAGATGGAAATCCACAGAGTAATCCTCCATGTCCACGGCTGCTGAAGTCATGGCGAAGGACACAGACGCAGAATGGGGCTTGTCCTGTCGCCTCACGCCACCGACCCAAGAGCGGTGTTGAACTGCTGTTAGAGTTGGAGAGACGAGGATACATAAGTGAGGGAAACTTCGAGTCTTTGTTTCAGTTGCTGCGAATTCTGACACGACATGACGTCCTACCTTTTGTCTCACAAAAGAAAAGAAGAACAG TATCTCCAGAGCGAGAGAGAATTGACTACCCAGAAGTGGAGACCAGAGAGGATGCACAAATTTGCTCAAACACCGAGATGTCATACTTGGAAAACACACAAAACCAACACTGGAGAACAG GTGCTGGTGCTTCTGCCACAGTGACCACCCCAGCCCAACGGAGGCATGGCAGAGGCCGTCGCTGGAGTAAAAAATCCAAAGATAAGACTGAAATTCAGCCACAGCCAACACCCGACAAAGTGACTTGTG CTAGACGGGAGCTGTCCTGCCATCAGGGCATTGCTAAAACTCCGAGCAGCGAGTGA